Proteins co-encoded in one Gammaproteobacteria bacterium genomic window:
- a CDS encoding pentapeptide repeat-containing protein, with the protein MKPLVTLLLSLLLLACASAPPRSHSDAQLQQLLASDHGQQQPLNLQNAQLAGIDWSGRTLSFVDLAQSNLRGANLAGATLQNVNLHNADLRHANLRGTRFVQVDLSAANLSESQLAQASFVNCKLKHSNFSEAQAPGSEFSDNQGNNANFSEANLQSAQLNNNRFEHSLWMYANLTGIHISNTDLRYAQMLSVRLDNAQINRTDLYNAKLDYSHLDNASIVDSHLRAADLSYCSAEHSKFDGTIMIGARMNSCKLAHSSYVASDAREVAFVDVDLRNANFSQARLEQARFDWSKLYDARFEQADLLKASFTRSDARRANFNDASLRWTTLTLSNLAGASFNNADMEKTDLQGADVAASNFTGARNMDRLFGWEKARHTDQAQR; encoded by the coding sequence ATGAAACCACTCGTCACCCTGCTGCTGTCCCTGCTCCTGCTCGCCTGCGCATCAGCGCCACCGCGCAGCCACAGCGATGCCCAGCTGCAGCAACTGCTGGCCAGTGATCACGGCCAGCAACAACCGTTGAATCTGCAAAATGCGCAACTAGCCGGCATCGATTGGTCAGGCCGCACCCTGAGCTTTGTCGACCTGGCACAGAGCAATCTACGCGGCGCCAATCTGGCCGGCGCGACGCTGCAAAACGTCAACCTGCACAACGCCGATCTGCGGCACGCCAATCTGCGCGGCACGCGCTTTGTGCAAGTGGATTTGAGCGCCGCCAATCTCAGCGAAAGCCAGCTCGCCCAAGCCAGCTTCGTCAATTGCAAACTCAAGCACAGCAATTTTTCCGAAGCCCAAGCCCCCGGCAGTGAGTTCAGCGATAACCAGGGCAATAACGCCAATTTTTCCGAAGCCAACCTGCAGTCCGCCCAGCTGAACAACAACCGTTTCGAGCACAGCCTGTGGATGTACGCCAACTTGACCGGCATCCACATCAGCAACACAGATTTGCGCTACGCCCAAATGCTCAGCGTGCGGCTGGACAACGCCCAGATCAATCGCACTGACCTGTACAACGCCAAACTCGACTATAGCCATCTGGACAACGCCAGCATTGTCGACAGCCACCTGCGCGCAGCGGATTTGAGCTACTGCAGCGCCGAGCACAGTAAATTTGACGGCACCATCATGATCGGCGCACGCATGAACAGTTGCAAACTGGCCCACAGCAGCTACGTGGCCAGCGACGCCCGCGAAGTTGCCTTCGTCGACGTAGATCTGCGCAACGCCAATTTTTCCCAGGCCCGCCTGGAGCAAGCCCGGTTTGACTGGTCCAAGCTGTACGATGCCCGCTTCGAACAGGCCGACCTGCTCAAAGCCAGCTTCACCCGCAGCGATGCCCGTCGCGCCAACTTCAATGACGCCTCGTTGCGCTGGACCACGCTGACACTCAGCAACCTGGCTGGCGCGAGTTTCAACAATGCCGACATGGAAAAAACCGACCTGCAAGGTGCCGATGTGGCGGCCAGCAATTTCACTGGCGCACGCAACATGGATCGCCTGTTCGGCTGGGAAAAGGCCAGACACACCGATCAGGCCCAGCGCTGA
- the tsaB gene encoding tRNA (adenosine(37)-N6)-threonylcarbamoyltransferase complex dimerization subunit type 1 TsaB has protein sequence MNILCLETATEGCSAALLSHGELRYRESEQPQGHTELILPMTESLLAEAGLSMNQLDAIAFDRGPGSFTGIRIGTGVAQGLAFAADLPVIPVSSLAILAQAVFDLHPDIQTALCAIDARMNEVYWGVYRRGPDQLPQLQGEEIVCPASHTPRQNDYQHSFAIGTGWGAYPDLASHHRIQVDATLARALPLARHMATLALPALQRGDTVAAEHAIPVYLRDEVAKKKSEQ, from the coding sequence GTGAATATTTTGTGTTTGGAAACCGCCACCGAAGGCTGTTCAGCAGCGCTGCTCAGTCATGGCGAGCTCCGCTACCGCGAAAGCGAACAACCCCAGGGCCATACCGAACTGATCCTGCCCATGACCGAAAGCCTGCTGGCCGAAGCCGGTCTGAGCATGAACCAGCTCGACGCCATCGCCTTTGATCGCGGCCCCGGCTCGTTCACCGGCATTCGCATCGGTACCGGCGTCGCCCAAGGGCTGGCTTTTGCTGCCGACCTGCCGGTCATACCGGTTTCTTCACTGGCGATCCTGGCGCAGGCAGTCTTTGACCTGCATCCCGACATACAGACCGCGCTGTGCGCCATCGATGCGCGGATGAACGAAGTGTACTGGGGCGTGTACCGCCGTGGCCCTGACCAACTGCCACAACTGCAGGGCGAAGAAATCGTCTGCCCGGCCAGCCATACCCCGCGACAAAACGATTACCAGCACAGCTTTGCCATCGGCACCGGCTGGGGAGCCTATCCAGACCTGGCCAGCCACCATCGTATCCAGGTTGATGCGACACTGGCCCGCGCCCTGCCCCTGGCACGCCACATGGCCACCCTGGCCCTGCCTGCGCTACAACGCGGTGACACCGTCGCTGCCGAGCACGCCATCCCGGTCTATTTGCGCGACGAGGTCGCCAAGAAAAAAAGCGAACAATGA
- a CDS encoding ATP-dependent DNA helicase — protein MFSSAADVLGPDGPFKEHFPGFTSRPQQQELASAIETALQKHTTLVAEAGTGTGKTLSYLVPVLLSGKKVLISTGTKNLQDQLFLKDLPAVIETLDVPVRIALLKGRANYLCPQRLERKNLEGRFHSREQVQIFNTIKNWSYQTQTGDLAELADIPEDSPVWPMVTSTTDNCLGGDCPQYDKCHVVEARRQAQAADIVVVNHHLFFADIALRDEGVGELLPAADAVVFDEAHQLPEVATHFYGVNITLRQINELCTDAIAAAEDEAKDQLTDLRPLADETSLAGTQLHASMLHIPARGVLPFLLQQGNVPELLNKLDQSLTRLHAQLEIMAVRGKELENCFGRVIELMERLHLVKHPQNEFVHWYDVTKRNFALHMSPISIADNFREQLKSYAKAWIFTSATLSVDGDFSFFTSRLGLDEVQTCRWPSPFNYQDHGLLYVPPMLPPPNAPDFVERMLDKVLPVLNASAGRAFLLFTSHRALRLAEEILRKRTDFTLLVQGNMGKRKLLEEFRRQPRAVLLGSASFWEGVDVKGDDLSVVVIDKLPFATPGDPLMAARLDHLRKQGGNPFNDYQVPQAVIALEQGVGRLIRDENDYGVVVICDTRIVDKNYGKTFLRSLPPMPLTRDEAVVTAFLTEEVPQ, from the coding sequence ATGTTTTCCAGCGCCGCTGACGTTCTTGGCCCTGACGGCCCGTTCAAAGAACATTTTCCCGGATTTACTTCCCGCCCTCAGCAGCAGGAATTGGCCAGCGCCATCGAAACCGCGCTGCAAAAACACACTACGCTGGTGGCCGAGGCCGGCACCGGCACAGGCAAAACACTTTCCTATTTGGTGCCTGTACTGCTGTCAGGAAAAAAAGTTCTGATCTCCACCGGCACCAAAAATCTGCAAGACCAACTGTTCCTCAAAGATCTGCCCGCAGTGATCGAGACGCTAGACGTCCCGGTGCGCATCGCCCTGCTGAAAGGTCGCGCCAATTATCTTTGCCCACAGCGACTGGAACGCAAAAATCTCGAAGGCCGTTTTCACAGCCGCGAGCAGGTGCAGATTTTCAACACCATCAAAAACTGGTCCTATCAGACCCAGACAGGTGATCTGGCTGAACTGGCTGACATCCCCGAAGACTCGCCGGTCTGGCCCATGGTCACCTCCACCACCGACAATTGTCTGGGCGGTGACTGTCCGCAATACGACAAATGCCACGTGGTCGAAGCCCGCCGTCAGGCGCAGGCCGCTGACATTGTGGTGGTCAATCATCACCTGTTTTTTGCTGACATTGCCCTGCGCGACGAAGGCGTCGGCGAGCTGCTGCCCGCCGCCGATGCGGTGGTGTTTGATGAAGCCCATCAACTGCCCGAAGTCGCCACCCATTTTTACGGCGTCAACATCACCCTGCGGCAAATCAACGAATTGTGCACCGATGCGATCGCCGCCGCTGAAGACGAAGCGAAAGATCAACTGACCGACTTGCGACCACTGGCCGATGAAACCAGTCTTGCCGGCACCCAGTTGCACGCCAGCATGTTGCATATTCCTGCTCGCGGTGTACTGCCGTTTTTGCTGCAACAAGGCAACGTGCCAGAGCTGCTGAACAAACTCGACCAATCACTCACCAGACTGCATGCCCAACTGGAAATCATGGCGGTCCGTGGCAAAGAGCTGGAGAACTGCTTCGGCCGCGTAATTGAATTGATGGAACGACTGCATCTGGTCAAACATCCGCAAAACGAGTTCGTCCACTGGTACGATGTCACCAAGCGCAATTTTGCGCTGCACATGTCACCGATCAGCATTGCTGACAATTTTCGCGAACAACTGAAAAGCTACGCCAAAGCCTGGATTTTTACCTCGGCCACGCTCAGCGTCGATGGCGATTTTTCGTTTTTCACGTCGCGGCTGGGACTGGACGAGGTGCAAACCTGCCGCTGGCCCAGCCCGTTCAACTATCAGGACCACGGCCTGCTGTACGTGCCACCGATGCTGCCACCACCCAATGCACCGGATTTTGTCGAACGCATGCTCGACAAAGTACTGCCTGTGCTCAATGCCAGTGCTGGCCGCGCCTTCTTGCTGTTCACCAGCCACCGGGCGCTGCGACTTGCCGAAGAAATTCTGCGCAAGCGCACCGACTTCACCCTGCTGGTGCAAGGCAACATGGGCAAGCGCAAGCTGCTGGAAGAATTCCGCCGCCAACCGCGTGCGGTGCTGTTGGGCAGTGCCAGCTTCTGGGAAGGCGTGGATGTCAAAGGCGACGACCTGAGCGTGGTGGTCATCGACAAATTACCGTTTGCCACTCCCGGTGATCCGCTGATGGCCGCGCGACTGGACCACCTGCGCAAACAGGGCGGTAATCCTTTCAACGACTATCAGGTGCCGCAGGCGGTGATTGCGCTGGAACAAGGCGTGGGCCGGCTGATCCGCGATGAAAATGATTATGGTGTCGTCGTCATCTGCGACACGCGCATCGTCGACAAAAACTATGGTAAAACCTTCCTGCGCAGCCTGCCGCCCATGCCTCTGACCCGCGACGAGGCGGTCGTGACTGCATTTTTGACCGAAGAGGTACCGCAGTGA
- a CDS encoding cobyric acid synthase, with protein MNTHALMIQGTMSGAGKSTLVAGLCRILTRHGVRVAPFKPQNMALNSAVTVDGGEIGRAQALQALACGLEPHTDMNPVLLKPNSDTGSQIIINGHAIGNMDAREYHAFKPQLLDKVVDAFNRLQRRHDFVLIEGAGSPAEINLREHDIANMGFAEAIDCPVTLVGDIDRGGVFAQLAGTLALLSPSEQARINGMIINLFRGDVSLLTPGIDWLQQHTGKPVFGTVPLLKGLHLDAEDAVQISQQSKTGAVLRVVVPRLPRISNHTDLDALQLHPQVELVFVQENQPIPSADLVILPGSKSVASDLAWLRTQGWEPYLQRHLRYGGKVIGICGGFQMLGRTLSDPQALESPDANVTALGYLDMHTVLMPEKQLRRVRGQLSFASAPVEGYEIHLGQSHGPALASPAVMLDGRTDGALSADNQILGSYVHGLFDHPKANHALLNWAGLSTEQTLDFTAQRLQQLDRLADCLENSVKINQIFPWL; from the coding sequence ATGAATACACACGCATTGATGATCCAAGGCACCATGTCCGGTGCCGGCAAAAGCACCCTGGTCGCCGGCCTGTGCCGCATACTCACCCGTCATGGTGTGCGCGTGGCGCCATTCAAGCCACAGAACATGGCGCTCAACAGTGCTGTCACCGTCGATGGCGGAGAAATCGGTCGTGCCCAGGCGCTGCAGGCGCTGGCCTGTGGATTGGAGCCACACACTGACATGAACCCGGTGCTGCTCAAGCCCAACTCCGACACCGGCTCACAAATCATCATCAACGGCCACGCGATCGGCAACATGGATGCGCGCGAATATCACGCCTTCAAGCCACAACTGCTGGACAAGGTCGTCGATGCCTTTAACCGGCTACAACGTCGCCACGATTTTGTGCTGATCGAAGGTGCCGGCAGCCCGGCGGAAATCAATCTGCGCGAACATGACATCGCCAACATGGGCTTTGCCGAGGCCATCGACTGCCCGGTCACACTGGTCGGTGACATCGACCGGGGTGGCGTATTCGCCCAATTGGCGGGCACCCTGGCGCTGCTGTCGCCCAGCGAACAAGCCCGCATCAACGGCATGATCATCAACCTGTTCCGTGGCGATGTATCACTGCTGACGCCCGGCATAGACTGGTTGCAGCAACACACCGGCAAACCGGTGTTTGGCACCGTGCCGCTGCTCAAAGGCCTGCATCTGGACGCCGAAGACGCTGTGCAAATCAGCCAGCAGTCCAAAACCGGCGCGGTGTTGCGCGTAGTGGTACCGCGCCTGCCGCGTATCAGCAATCACACCGACCTGGATGCGCTGCAACTGCATCCCCAGGTTGAGCTCGTCTTCGTCCAGGAAAATCAACCCATTCCCAGCGCCGATCTGGTGATTCTGCCCGGCAGCAAATCGGTGGCCTCGGATCTGGCCTGGCTGCGCACCCAGGGCTGGGAACCGTACCTGCAGCGCCATTTGCGTTACGGCGGCAAAGTCATTGGCATTTGCGGTGGCTTCCAGATGCTGGGTCGCACCCTGAGCGACCCCCAGGCGCTGGAAAGTCCTGACGCCAACGTCACCGCGCTGGGCTACCTGGACATGCACACGGTGTTGATGCCCGAAAAACAACTGCGCCGCGTCCGTGGCCAACTCAGTTTTGCCTCAGCCCCGGTCGAAGGCTACGAAATTCATCTGGGACAAAGCCACGGACCAGCACTCGCCTCTCCCGCCGTCATGCTTGATGGTCGAACCGACGGTGCGCTATCTGCCGACAACCAGATTCTCGGCAGCTATGTGCATGGCCTGTTTGATCACCCCAAAGCCAACCACGCTCTGTTAAACTGGGCCGGCCTTTCAACCGAGCAAACGCTGGATTTCACCGCCCAACGATTACAACAACTGGACAGACTGGCCGATTGCCTGGAAAACAGCGTAAAAATTAACCAAATTTTTCCCTGGCTGTGA
- a CDS encoding group II truncated hemoglobin → MRWKTMQATHYERIGGEDKVLALVTRFYDLMDTLPEAYGIRKMHPQDLASSRQKLFEFLSGWMGGPQLFIEKYGHPRLRARHMPFAVDASARDQWMMCMRQALAEVVDDKTLAAELEAAFYQVADFMQNQGGGPAAGMGGIQIR, encoded by the coding sequence ATGAGGTGGAAAACGATGCAGGCCACGCACTACGAACGCATTGGCGGTGAGGACAAAGTCCTTGCGCTGGTGACGCGGTTTTATGACCTGATGGATACGCTGCCCGAAGCGTATGGCATACGCAAAATGCATCCGCAGGATTTGGCGAGTTCGCGGCAGAAGCTGTTTGAGTTTTTGTCCGGCTGGATGGGTGGACCGCAGTTGTTCATCGAAAAATACGGTCATCCGCGTTTGCGGGCGCGGCATATGCCTTTTGCGGTGGATGCTTCAGCGCGGGATCAGTGGATGATGTGCATGCGTCAGGCGCTGGCCGAGGTCGTGGATGACAAGACCCTGGCGGCAGAGCTGGAAGCGGCGTTTTATCAGGTCGCGGATTTTATGCAGAACCAGGGCGGTGGCCCGGCTGCCGGCATGGGCGGAATCCAGATTCGATGA
- the cbiB gene encoding adenosylcobinamide-phosphate synthase CbiB, protein MLVAWLCVLAVMLDWWWGEPRRWHPLVGFGRLAAGLESRLNGAGAGRWQGVLAVSLLLLPFALLAAWLAALPKLGWVFSVLGLYLCIGYQSLREHVLAVRDALLGQGLDAGRASVGRIVSRQTDEMTEADVTKAAIESALENGNDALFGALFWFAVAGLPGVIVYRLANTLDAMWGYKNQRFLHFGWAAARLDDVLNFVPARLTAISYSLVGNWQQAVAAARAQQGKSESPNAGLVMAAGAGALGIRVGGDAKYHGKIKHKPVLGEGALPAAEDIGRALTLVQRALLVWLVGLVLVGLLLTLL, encoded by the coding sequence TTGCTGGTCGCCTGGCTGTGCGTACTGGCGGTGATGCTGGATTGGTGGTGGGGCGAGCCGCGCCGCTGGCATCCTCTGGTGGGATTTGGCCGGCTGGCGGCAGGGCTGGAGTCACGCCTGAACGGCGCAGGAGCAGGTCGCTGGCAGGGAGTGCTGGCGGTGAGCCTGTTGCTGCTGCCGTTTGCCCTGTTGGCCGCATGGCTGGCGGCGCTGCCGAAACTGGGCTGGGTGTTTAGCGTACTGGGGTTGTATCTGTGCATTGGCTATCAGAGCCTGCGCGAACACGTGCTGGCGGTGCGCGATGCATTGCTGGGGCAGGGACTGGATGCTGGACGTGCCAGTGTGGGGCGGATTGTCAGCCGCCAGACCGATGAGATGACCGAGGCTGATGTCACCAAGGCGGCGATTGAGTCGGCGCTGGAAAATGGCAACGATGCGCTGTTCGGCGCGCTGTTCTGGTTTGCGGTGGCAGGATTGCCGGGGGTGATTGTCTATCGTCTGGCCAATACCCTGGATGCCATGTGGGGTTACAAGAACCAGCGATTTTTGCATTTTGGCTGGGCGGCGGCACGGCTGGATGATGTGCTGAATTTTGTACCGGCACGACTGACGGCGATCAGCTATTCGCTGGTTGGCAACTGGCAGCAGGCGGTGGCAGCGGCCAGAGCGCAGCAAGGCAAGAGCGAAAGTCCCAATGCCGGTCTGGTGATGGCCGCAGGCGCGGGCGCGCTGGGGATTCGTGTTGGCGGGGATGCCAAGTACCACGGCAAGATCAAACACAAACCCGTGCTGGGCGAGGGTGCGTTGCCCGCCGCCGAGGATATAGGCCGGGCGCTGACCCTGGTGCAACGGGCGTTGCTGGTGTGGCTGGTTGGGCTGGTGTTGGTGGGGCTGCTACTGACCTTGTTGTAG
- a CDS encoding cob(I)yrinic acid a,c-diamide adenosyltransferase: protein MPRLTKIYTRTGDNGTTGLGDGSRIAKDDARIEAMGDIDELNSCLGWLLCAELPAMLRTTLLDVQHVLFDLGGELSMPGVKRVPESYVQQLEQQLDEMNTQLPALKEFILPGGSEAAARCHLARTVCRRAERRVHTLAGQDDINPVCLQYLNRLSDLLFVAARFINQQAGQPDVLWQPGKLQQGQ, encoded by the coding sequence ATGCCCCGTTTGACCAAGATTTATACCCGCACCGGCGACAACGGAACTACCGGTCTGGGCGATGGCAGCCGCATTGCCAAAGATGATGCGCGCATTGAAGCGATGGGCGACATCGATGAACTCAATTCGTGTTTGGGCTGGCTGCTGTGTGCGGAATTACCCGCCATGCTACGCACAACCCTGCTGGACGTGCAGCACGTGCTGTTTGATCTGGGGGGCGAATTGTCCATGCCGGGCGTTAAACGGGTGCCCGAGAGTTACGTTCAACAACTGGAACAGCAGTTGGATGAGATGAATACGCAACTGCCCGCGCTGAAAGAGTTCATTCTGCCTGGCGGTAGTGAAGCAGCTGCACGCTGCCATCTGGCCCGCACTGTTTGCCGTCGGGCCGAGCGTCGCGTCCACACCCTCGCCGGACAGGACGACATCAATCCGGTCTGCCTGCAGTACCTCAATCGGCTGTCGGATCTGCTGTTTGTCGCCGCCCGTTTTATCAATCAGCAGGCCGGTCAGCCTGACGTGCTCTGGCAACCAGGCAAGCTACAACAAGGTCAGTAG
- the cobD gene encoding threonine-phosphate decarboxylase CobD, which produces MLEHGGNLRQAAKNSSIPLNQWLDLSTGVNPNGWPVPEVPSRVWQRLPEINDGLEQAARDYYGCDLLLPVAGSQAAITRLPQLRDRSRVGLLALSYNEHAAAWQRAGHEVVLLQAETVAEQLQTLDVLLLVNPNNPTGTYWSVSQLRDFSQQLAKRGGWLIVDEAFIDATPEQSMLPFVGEPGLIVLRSLGKFFGLAGVRLGFVFAWRALLAELDELANPWEVNHVARYVGRMALMDDAWQRQTRRELPKQVYRLAQLLDESGLSVSGGCALFQWCERADAESLQQQLAQQGVWVRLFRQQPSVRFGLPADEDQWQRLQIALRSLGRG; this is translated from the coding sequence GTGCTGGAACACGGCGGTAATCTGCGCCAGGCGGCGAAAAATTCTTCCATTCCTCTGAACCAGTGGCTGGATTTGTCCACGGGCGTGAATCCCAATGGTTGGCCGGTGCCCGAAGTGCCGTCCCGAGTGTGGCAGCGTCTGCCGGAGATCAATGACGGCCTGGAGCAGGCCGCACGCGACTATTACGGCTGTGATTTGTTGTTGCCGGTGGCCGGTAGCCAGGCGGCGATTACGCGCTTGCCGCAGTTGCGGGACCGCTCACGGGTGGGGCTGTTGGCGCTGAGCTACAACGAACACGCCGCAGCTTGGCAGCGCGCCGGTCACGAGGTGGTGTTGCTACAGGCCGAGACGGTGGCGGAGCAGCTTCAAACGCTGGACGTGTTGTTGCTGGTCAATCCGAATAATCCCACGGGCACTTACTGGAGCGTGTCCCAGTTGCGCGATTTTTCCCAGCAGTTGGCTAAGCGCGGTGGCTGGCTGATTGTCGATGAGGCCTTTATCGATGCCACGCCAGAGCAGAGCATGTTGCCGTTTGTCGGTGAGCCAGGATTGATTGTGCTGCGTTCATTGGGCAAGTTTTTTGGACTGGCGGGAGTGCGGCTTGGGTTCGTGTTTGCGTGGCGGGCGTTGCTGGCCGAGCTGGATGAGCTCGCTAATCCCTGGGAAGTGAATCATGTTGCGCGTTATGTGGGACGCATGGCACTGATGGACGACGCCTGGCAGCGACAGACGCGACGCGAATTACCCAAACAGGTATACCGTTTGGCGCAGTTGTTGGACGAATCAGGTCTGTCAGTCAGCGGTGGTTGCGCGCTGTTTCAGTGGTGTGAGCGTGCGGATGCAGAGTCGTTGCAACAGCAATTGGCGCAACAGGGCGTTTGGGTGAGACTGTTCAGGCAGCAGCCCAGTGTGCGTTTTGGATTGCCGGCGGACGAGGATCAGTGGCAGCGGTTGCAAATAGCGCTTAGATCCTTAGGTCGAGGTTGA
- a CDS encoding putative metalloprotease CJM1_0395 family protein, which yields MISGVSASSAYYAYPTQALGSAEAQGTHATEPPSPGTDAGNNPTTDKQTQQADDKTSKKSTPKSANGEQLSEEQWREVEKLKQRDREVRAHEAAHLAAAGPYARGGMSFSYQTGPDGMRYAVGGEVGIDTSPIKGDPRATLQKANTLRAAAMAPAEPSSQDHAVAAQATQMAAQARQEIIQEQSQKLRGNDSEHRSDSNADKGTEKNHTDNTAENTRQAQHASNQYHQVENGDRKKTDAVNLDLRI from the coding sequence ATGATCAGCGGCGTATCTGCCTCTTCGGCCTACTACGCATACCCCACTCAAGCGCTTGGCAGTGCCGAGGCGCAGGGTACTCATGCAACTGAACCACCATCGCCCGGCACCGACGCGGGCAACAACCCGACCACTGACAAACAAACTCAACAGGCCGACGACAAAACCAGCAAAAAATCCACGCCGAAATCGGCAAACGGTGAACAACTCAGCGAAGAACAATGGCGTGAAGTTGAAAAATTAAAACAGCGCGATCGCGAAGTTCGCGCCCATGAAGCGGCTCATCTTGCGGCAGCCGGACCGTATGCTCGCGGTGGAATGTCGTTCAGCTATCAAACCGGTCCCGATGGCATGCGCTACGCGGTCGGTGGTGAAGTCGGCATTGACACCTCACCCATCAAGGGCGATCCACGCGCCACATTGCAAAAAGCCAACACCTTGCGCGCTGCGGCAATGGCGCCAGCAGAGCCTTCGTCGCAGGACCACGCCGTCGCCGCGCAAGCCACACAAATGGCCGCACAAGCACGACAGGAAATAATTCAGGAACAATCACAAAAATTACGCGGCAATGACAGCGAACATCGCAGCGACAGTAATGCTGACAAAGGCACAGAAAAAAACCATACGGACAACACTGCCGAGAACACTCGCCAGGCCCAGCACGCCAGTAACCAATACCACCAAGTGGAAAATGGTGACCGAAAAAAAACTGACGCCGTCAACCTCGACCTAAGGATCTAA